The following are encoded together in the Equus przewalskii isolate Varuska chromosome 14, EquPr2, whole genome shotgun sequence genome:
- the SF3B6 gene encoding splicing factor 3B subunit 6, with amino-acid sequence MAMQAAKRANIRLPPEVNRILYIRNLPYKITAEEMYDIFGKYGPIRQIRVGNTPETRGTAYVVYEDIFDAKNACDHLSGFNVCNRYLVVLYYNANRAFQKMDTKKKEEQLKLLKEKYGINTDPPK; translated from the exons ATGGCGATGCAAGCGGCCAAGAGGGCGAAT ATTCGACTTCCACCTGAAGTAAACCGGATTTTGTATATAAGAAATTTGCCATACAAAATCACAGCTGAAGAAATGTatgatatatttggaaaatatggacCTATTCGTCAAATCAGAGT GGGAAACACACCTGAAACTAGAGGAACAGCTTATGTGGTCTATGAAGACATCTTTGATGCCAAGAACGCGTGTGATCACCTGTCAGGATTCAATGTGTGTAACAGATACCTCGTGGTTTTGTACTATAATGCCAACAGG GCATTTCAGAAGATGGacacaaagaagaaggaagaacagtTGAAGCTTCTCAAGGAGAAATATGGCATCAACACAGATCCACCAAAGTAA
- the FKBP1B gene encoding peptidyl-prolyl cis-trans isomerase FKBP1B isoform X2: MGVEIETISPGDGMLQNGKKFDSSRDRNKPFKFRIGKQEVIKGFEEGAAQMSLGQRAKLTCTPDVAYGATGHPGVIPPNATLIFDVELLNLE; encoded by the exons ATGGGCGTGGAGATCGAGACCATCTCCCCGGGAGACG GAATGCTCCAAAACGGGAAGAAATTTGATTCATCCAGAGACAGAAACAAACCTTTCAAGTTCAGAATTGGCAAACAGGAAGTCATCAAGGGTTTTGAAGAGGGTGCAGCCCAG ATGAGCTTGGGGCAGAGGGCGAAGCTGACCTGCACCCCTGATGTGGCGTATGGAGCCACGGGCCACCCCGGTGTCATCCCTCCCAATGCCACCCTCATCTTTGACGTGGAGCTGCTCAACTTAGAGTGA
- the FKBP1B gene encoding peptidyl-prolyl cis-trans isomerase FKBP1B isoform X3, whose product MGVEIETISPGDGRTFPKKGQTCVVHYTGMLQNGKKFDSSRDRNKPFKFRIGKQEVIKGFEEGAAQLGPLSPLPICPHPC is encoded by the exons ATGGGCGTGGAGATCGAGACCATCTCCCCGGGAGACG GAAGGACATTCCCCAAGAAGGGCCAGACGTGTGTGGTGCACTACACAG GAATGCTCCAAAACGGGAAGAAATTTGATTCATCCAGAGACAGAAACAAACCTTTCAAGTTCAGAATTGGCAAACAGGAAGTCATCAAGGGTTTTGAAGAGGGTGCAGCCCAG ctgggtcctctttctcctctccccatctgcccccacccctgctaG
- the FKBP1B gene encoding peptidyl-prolyl cis-trans isomerase FKBP1B isoform X4 → MLQNGKKFDSSRDRNKPFKFRIGKQEVIKGFEEGAAQMSLGQRAKLTCTPDVAYGATGHPGVIPPNATLIFDVELLNLE, encoded by the exons ATGCTCCAAAACGGGAAGAAATTTGATTCATCCAGAGACAGAAACAAACCTTTCAAGTTCAGAATTGGCAAACAGGAAGTCATCAAGGGTTTTGAAGAGGGTGCAGCCCAG ATGAGCTTGGGGCAGAGGGCGAAGCTGACCTGCACCCCTGATGTGGCGTATGGAGCCACGGGCCACCCCGGTGTCATCCCTCCCAATGCCACCCTCATCTTTGACGTGGAGCTGCTCAACTTAGAGTGA
- the FKBP1B gene encoding peptidyl-prolyl cis-trans isomerase FKBP1B isoform X1, which yields MGVEIETISPGDGRTFPKKGQTCVVHYTGMLQNGKKFDSSRDRNKPFKFRIGKQEVIKGFEEGAAQMSLGQRAKLTCTPDVAYGATGHPGVIPPNATLIFDVELLNLE from the exons ATGGGCGTGGAGATCGAGACCATCTCCCCGGGAGACG GAAGGACATTCCCCAAGAAGGGCCAGACGTGTGTGGTGCACTACACAG GAATGCTCCAAAACGGGAAGAAATTTGATTCATCCAGAGACAGAAACAAACCTTTCAAGTTCAGAATTGGCAAACAGGAAGTCATCAAGGGTTTTGAAGAGGGTGCAGCCCAG ATGAGCTTGGGGCAGAGGGCGAAGCTGACCTGCACCCCTGATGTGGCGTATGGAGCCACGGGCCACCCCGGTGTCATCCCTCCCAATGCCACCCTCATCTTTGACGTGGAGCTGCTCAACTTAGAGTGA